Proteins from a single region of Salvia miltiorrhiza cultivar Shanhuang (shh) unplaced genomic scaffold, IMPLAD_Smil_shh fragScaff_scaffold_71_2, whole genome shotgun sequence:
- the LOC131003121 gene encoding protein FAR1-RELATED SEQUENCE 5-like — protein sequence MEENINDQLYIPQVADDRKPKTGMKFASIDDAFSFYNQYAREAGFSARLSNSKRMKMTNEVVWKQFVCFKAGQTDEARSQKRTQSGSQMKTRARGEVRTDCKAKISIIKQQTGPEWSVSIFMEGHNHGLSTPSNVYLLRSHRSVSVVKRVLTQQFSEANIPTCQQMRLLEIESGGPESVGCTERDIMNFEKELRDEQKGIDAETLIEFFTSEKEKYSTFFFDYETDSDNKFRRCFWTNYISRRAYSVFGDVVCLIPHITPISME from the coding sequence ATGGAAGAAAACATCAACGATCAGCTCTATATTCCTCAAGTTGCAGATGACCGAAAGCCAAAAACTGGAATGAAATTTGCATCAATAGATGATGCATTTTCATTCTATAATCAATACGCACGTGAAGCTGGTTTTAGCGCAAGATTAAGCAATAGCAAAAGGATGAAGATGACAAATGAAGTTGTTTGGAAACAGTTTGTGTGCTTTAAAGCTGGTCAAACAGATGAAGCCCGTTCACAAAAACGAACACAAAGTGGTTCCCAGATGAAGACAAGAGCTCGTGGTGAAGTTAGAACTGATTGTAAGGCAAAGATTTCCATTATCAAGCAACAAACCGGACCTGAATGGAGTGTTAGTATTTTCATGGAAGGTCATAACCATGGACTTTCTACTCCCTCAAATGTGTATTTGCTCCGATCACACCGCAGTGTGTCTGTTGTGAAGAGAGTATTGACTCAACAATTTTCAGAAGCCAATATACCGACTTGCCAGCAAATGCGACTATTGGAGATAGAGTCCGGCGGGCCTGAAAGTGTAGGTTGCACAGAAAGAGATATTATGAATTTTGAGAAAGAACTAAGGGATGAACAAAAAGGGATTGATGCTGAAACTCTGATAGAATTCTTTACATCTGAGAAAGAGAAGTATTCAACATTCTTCTTTGATTATGAGACTGATTCAGATAATAAGTTCAGAAGATGTTTTTGGACAAATTATATTTCAAGGAGGGCCTATAGTGTATTTGGCGATGTTGTTTGTTTGATTCCACATATAACACCTATTAGTATGGAATGA